The Methanosphaera stadtmanae DSM 3091 genome includes a window with the following:
- a CDS encoding TIGR04165 family Cys-rich peptide, whose product MKIEELLKPCPECGSKDKTQHRDFDNEFKAYGSNGELKCSNCGHIFITRDEAIDRRRESEKQLENK is encoded by the coding sequence ATGAAAATAGAAGAATTATTAAAACCATGCCCAGAATGTGGATCTAAAGATAAAACCCAACATAGAGATTTTGATAATGAATTTAAAGCTTATGGTTCTAATGGTGAACTAAAATGTTCTAACTGCGGACATATCTTTATTACACGTGATGAAGCTATAGATCGTAGAAGAGAATCAGAAAAACAATTAGAAAATAAATAA
- a CDS encoding 4Fe-4S binding protein, with protein MIVEEFCMYCGACAGVCVADAIEVQELKIIIDEEKCTKCGLCVKTCPVEALKLE; from the coding sequence ATGATAGTAGAAGAATTTTGTATGTATTGTGGAGCTTGTGCAGGTGTGTGTGTAGCTGATGCTATAGAAGTACAAGAACTTAAAATCATAATCGATGAAGAAAAATGTACTAAATGTGGATTATGTGTAAAAACATGTCCTGTTGAAGCTTTAAAATTAGAATAG
- a CDS encoding NAD(P)/FAD-dependent oxidoreductase: MIETDILVVGAGPSGSLAAKEAALHGADVILIDRKSEIGSPKRCAEGVSKDGLAQLGIKPDPRWIARDLYGVRLVSPNNTSVWMDNNTIKIPEAGYILERKVFDKHMAMDAARAGAKIMIKTNATSLKRVDDGIIVSTNHMGKDIDIHAKIVIAADGPESRIGRWAGLECNTEFKYMESCIQFEMAGVNMENNRDIALFFGSVAPGGYVWIFPKGDDIANVGIGVLKNKTNKTAYEHLMEFIKTCPETKDAQPVEINVGGDPVGGIIKDRIGDNILVVGDAAGFVNSLTGGGINSALESGVYAGIVAAQAIKDGDYSKNNLKEYVSLTDEHIGKHYKKYNKAKEYLLSLEDEELDEIAEEFAKADFEEVNPRTLIKMLIKVSPKALVKLGKLF, encoded by the coding sequence ATGATTGAAACTGATATTTTAGTAGTTGGAGCAGGACCTTCAGGATCACTAGCAGCAAAAGAAGCAGCATTACATGGTGCTGATGTTATATTAATAGATAGAAAATCTGAAATAGGATCACCAAAACGTTGTGCTGAAGGAGTTTCCAAGGATGGATTAGCACAATTAGGTATTAAACCTGATCCTAGATGGATTGCACGGGATTTATATGGGGTAAGATTAGTATCACCAAATAATACAAGTGTATGGATGGATAATAATACTATTAAAATACCTGAAGCAGGATATATACTTGAAAGAAAAGTATTTGATAAACATATGGCAATGGATGCTGCACGTGCTGGTGCTAAAATAATGATAAAAACAAATGCTACTTCCCTAAAAAGAGTAGATGATGGAATTATTGTTAGTACAAACCATATGGGTAAAGACATAGATATACATGCTAAAATTGTAATTGCCGCTGATGGACCTGAATCTCGTATAGGTAGATGGGCTGGACTTGAATGTAACACAGAATTTAAATATATGGAATCCTGTATACAATTTGAAATGGCTGGAGTTAATATGGAAAACAATAGGGATATTGCATTGTTCTTTGGAAGTGTTGCTCCAGGAGGATATGTATGGATATTCCCTAAAGGTGATGACATAGCAAATGTTGGTATTGGAGTTCTTAAAAATAAAACCAATAAAACAGCATATGAACATTTAATGGAATTTATAAAAACTTGTCCTGAAACTAAAGATGCTCAACCTGTTGAAATAAATGTTGGTGGAGATCCTGTTGGTGGAATTATTAAAGATAGAATTGGAGATAACATTCTTGTTGTTGGAGATGCTGCAGGTTTTGTAAATTCTTTAACTGGTGGTGGAATTAATTCTGCACTTGAATCTGGTGTATATGCTGGAATTGTTGCAGCTCAAGCTATTAAAGATGGAGATTATAGTAAAAACAATCTTAAAGAATATGTTTCATTAACTGATGAACATATTGGTAAACATTATAAGAAATATAATAAAGCTAAAGAATATCTTTTATCATTAGAAGATGAAGAACTTGATGAAATTGCTGAAGAATTTGCAAAAGCTGACTTTGAAGAAGTAAATCCAAGAACATTAATTAAAATGTTAATTAAGGTTTCACCTAAAGCTTTAGTTAAATTAGGTAAATTATTCTAA
- a CDS encoding DUF5591 domain-containing protein: MKNAKIPCITELSLHRPEVVRWQQRMQLLKPYTDTVVVLPCSMKKPYSQSKSHTLFRKYTKGLQEVILTSPFGICPREMEKTYPIQSYDASTTGDWSDEEIKTSGKCLKDYVGDRKVIAHVSGGYRAACEEYLDNVVYTCTDGNTRSNKSLENLKIAVKKADKVSQSKHRIHDLQSIARYQFNTKKADKLIPENTQTRGRFNTRILVDKTQIATLHFETGLYTLNLPAGEILKEEKINRVFINFDLQSNTLFTPGIDDADENIIPNDEVVIINNDEVVGVGKSTMSGKELVESTKGVGVKIRHQIK, encoded by the coding sequence ATGAAAAATGCAAAAATACCCTGTATAACAGAATTATCCTTACATAGACCTGAAGTTGTTAGATGGCAACAACGTATGCAACTACTCAAACCATATACAGATACTGTAGTTGTATTACCTTGTAGTATGAAAAAACCTTATTCCCAATCTAAATCACATACATTATTTCGAAAGTACACAAAAGGTTTACAAGAAGTTATATTAACTTCTCCTTTTGGAATCTGTCCAAGAGAAATGGAAAAAACATACCCTATTCAATCATATGATGCTTCAACAACAGGTGATTGGTCTGATGAAGAAATAAAAACTTCTGGTAAATGTTTAAAAGATTATGTTGGAGATAGAAAAGTTATTGCTCATGTAAGTGGTGGTTATAGAGCAGCTTGTGAAGAATATCTAGATAATGTTGTTTATACATGTACTGATGGAAATACACGTTCAAACAAATCTCTAGAAAATCTTAAAATAGCTGTTAAAAAGGCTGATAAAGTAAGTCAATCAAAGCATAGAATTCATGATCTACAATCAATAGCTAGATATCAATTTAACACTAAAAAAGCAGATAAATTAATACCTGAAAATACACAGACTCGTGGTCGTTTTAATACTAGAATTTTAGTTGATAAAACCCAAATTGCAACACTACACTTTGAAACTGGATTATATACATTAAATTTACCTGCTGGTGAAATATTAAAAGAAGAAAAAATTAATAGAGTGTTTATTAATTTTGATTTACAATCAAATACTTTATTTACACCAGGAATTGATGATGCTGATGAAAATATTATACCTAATGATGAAGTTGTTATTATAAATAATGATGAAGTTGTAGGTGTTGGTAAATCAACAATGAGTGGAAAAGAATTAGTAGAATCTACTAAAGGTGTTGGTGTTAAAATTAGACACCAGATAAAATAA
- a CDS encoding metal-sulfur cluster assembly factor yields the protein MVDGNIKDEIQDKLSLIADPHMGISIVEMGLVRDITVDEANKTAKVVLSPTNPGCMSIANVAMASKLEIEKLDSIDKAEIEVIDHMMADTINEMVNKEE from the coding sequence ATGGTAGATGGCAATATAAAAGATGAAATTCAAGATAAATTATCACTTATAGCTGATCCTCATATGGGTATTAGTATTGTTGAAATGGGACTTGTAAGAGATATTACTGTTGATGAAGCTAATAAAACAGCAAAAGTTGTTTTATCCCCAACAAATCCAGGATGTATGAGTATTGCTAATGTAGCAATGGCATCCAAATTAGAAATTGAAAAATTAGACAGTATTGATAAAGCTGAAATAGAAGTTATTGATCATATGATGGCAGACACCATCAATGAAATGGTTAATAAGGAAGAATAA